In Tachyglossus aculeatus isolate mTacAcu1 chromosome 10, mTacAcu1.pri, whole genome shotgun sequence, the following proteins share a genomic window:
- the TUBA1A gene encoding tubulin alpha-1A chain, producing the protein MRECISIHVGQAGVQIGNACWELYCLEHGIQPDGQMPSDKTIGGGDDSFNTFFSETGAGKHVPRAVFVDLEPTVIDEVRTGTYRQLFHPEQLITGKEDAANNYARGHYTIGKEIIDLVLDRIRKLADQCTGLQGFLVFHSFGGGTGSGFTSLLMERLSVDYGKKSKLEFSIYPAPQVSTAVVEPYNSILTTHTTLEHSDCAFMVDNEAIYDICRRNLDIERPTYTNLNRLIGQIVSSITASLRFDGALNVDLTEFQTNLVPYPRIHFPLATYAPVISAEKAYHEQLSVAEITNACFEPANQMVKCDPRHGKYMACCLLYRGDVVPKDVNAAIATIKTKRTIQFVDWCPTGFKVGINYQPPTVVPGGDLAKVQRAVCMLSNTTAIAEAWARLDHKFDLMYAKRAFVHWYVGEGMEEGEFSEAREDMAALEKDYEEVGVDSVEGEGEEEGEEY; encoded by the exons ATG CGTGAGTGCATCTCCATCCACGTCGGCCAGGCCGGAGTCCAGATCGGCAATGCCTGCTGGGAGCTGTACTGCCTGGAACACGGTATCCAGCCCGATGGCCAGATGCCCAGTGACAAGACCATCGGGGGTGGGGACGACTCCTTCAACACCTTCTTCAGCGAGACGGGCGCGGGCAAGCACGTCCCCAGGGCCGTGTTTGTCGATCTGGAGCCGACCGTCATCG ACGAAGTGCGCACTGGGACGTaccgccagctcttccatcctGAGCAGCTCATCACTGGCAAGGAAGATGCTGCCAACAACTACGCCCGCGGGCACTACACCATTGGCAAGGAAATCATTGACCTGGTGCTGGACAGGATCAGGAAGCTG GCGGACCAGTGCACAGGCCTCCAGGGCTTCTTGGTCTTCCACAGCTTTGGAGGTGGCACCGGCTCCGGTTTCACCTCTCTGCTGATGGAGCGCCTCTCCGTCGATTACGGCAAGAAGTCCAAGCTGGAGTTCTCCATCTACCCGGCCCCCCAGGTATCCACGGCCGTGGTAGAGCCCTACAACTCCATCCTGACCACCCACACCACCCTGGAGCACTCTGACTGTGCCTTCATGGTGGACAATGAGGCCATCTACGACATCTGCCGCCGCAACCTGGACATCGAGCGCCCCACCTACACTAATTTAAACAGGTTGATAGGCCAGATCGTGTCATCCATCACCGCCTCCCTCCGGTTTGATGGAGCCCTGAATGTGGATCTGACCGAATTCCAGACCAATCTGGTGCCCTATCCCCGCATCCATTTCCCCCTAGCCACCTACGCCCCGGTCATCTCCGCTGAGAAGGCTTACCATGAGCAGCTTTCTGTAGCCGAGATCACCAATGCGTGCTTCGAGCCAGCTAACCAGATGGTGAAGTGCGACCCTCGCCACGGTAAATACATGGCCTGTTGCCTGTTGTACCGTGGCGACGTGGTGCCCAAAGATGTCAATGCTGCCATCGCCACCATCAAGACCAAACGTACCATCCAGTTTGTGGACTGGTGCCCGACTGGCTTCAAGGTTGGCATCAACTACCAGCCCCCAACTGTGGTCCCCGggggtgacctggccaaggtccagCGGGCTGTGTGCATGTTGAGCAACACGACCGCCATTGCCGAGGCCTGGGCTCGCCTGGACCACAAGTTTGACCTGATGTACGCCAAGCGTGCCTTTGTCCACTGGTAcgtgggggaggggatggaggaaggagagttcTCGGAGGCACGGGAGGACATGGCGGCCCTAGAGAAGGATTATGAAGAGGTTGGGGTGGATTCCGTGGAaggagagggtgaagaggaaggagaggagtacTAA